The segment GTGAGTACTGGCTGCGGCAGGCTGTAGAAGTAATCAGACACCGTTTTGAAGACGTCCCTCTCAAAGCCGGGATAGGACGGCTGCGCGCTGTCGTACTTCGGCCCTGGAAATAAACGGCGCGTTACTGTAGCTACCATGAGAGTGAAGGCTATTTCAAATCTCCCAACACAAACCTATTTATGAGCTTTAAGAAATTAACATAGAATTCTAAAACATCCACATACGTTTGTTTTGTAAAagttttcattgaaaaaaaaaaaaaaaaagtgttaatgtGACTGAATGTTGACTGAGAAAGTCAAAATgtagttaatgtttttttttttaaatgatgcatTTAATGCAGCACAGGAGGCCTGGTGTCTAAGCAACTTGTTGCTACTCACAGTTGGCCAGGCTCTTCATGGCAGACAACACCCAGTGTGGAAGGTCATCTGGAGAAATGATTAACAGGTTAGAATGGTTGATAGTTACAGTAAATTGTACCGTTTGTGGGTTGTATCACCTAAAACAACAGAATCCTAATGCCATGTTGTCGATGCTCATATTTTAGTGGACTACATCTGTAAAGTGAGCAGTACACATGGTAAAGAAAAGAGAATCTAAGTATCCAGTGAAAGAGGTGTTCAATGAGATGGGCTGAATAGAGAAGACATATTTGAATACCGCTATAGTATGAGGATTATTACGCTGATTTCAGACCAGGAAACAGCGATCTGGCGATTTTGCACAGGGTTCTGCGGCAGCGGCGGTATTTGTGTGACGTCGTTGTGTTCTTTAacgtgctttgttgtttggcaaaaattcagctgttacacaaactcctcGGCAGTTCAGTGCTCGTGTTtcgtgttttaaaacttttcgGCCGACGCAGGCTGTGCGATTGCAGCTTTACGATTTCTATCGATAAACATTGTTTGTTGATGTATAGACCTACTGGTCTTGTCGTCCAGTGTGACCACTCCATGCTTGTTGACTTTGGTCATATTATGGATGATGTTCTGTGGGTTTACATAACGTTGGTCTAAAACCTCATCGAGCGATGCAACGCCCAGAATCCTCTGCAGGctgaaacacaacacacaaagtttagtcacacacaaaaatctTCCTCACTTTCTGGTCTCAGATTCTTTGTCCGTACTTATTCTACAGGTTCTtcaaacaaaaaggaaacattGCTTTGTAACAAACTTGTAATGTCTATGACATCAAAAAagtcaagtcttttttttttttcctccttcagTTGAAATGCATTCGTACTGGGTCAGGGTGATGTCTCTCCAGATCTCCTGTTCATCATCCACCGTCAGCTCTCGTCTCGGCACCTGCTGCTCTCCTATTGGCTCGTTCTCTCCCTCTGCTTGGAGGGCAGGATCTACATTTTCCTAGAAAAAGGCACAAACAGAGCATAAATCACCATCACACAATGGATTATTTCTCACATTTAGACCATACTGTACATAACATACTGTAGATACAATAATCTTTGTCCAGTCTAGCTTACCTGTGTCTCCTTCTCAAGCTGCTTCTTAACAGTCCTAAACCTGAAGAAACTCTCCTTGTCTCTAAATGAAGTTTTTTTCTTAATAGAGCCAGGGGCTGAGGCCGAGGCTGGACAGGGAATGGGCTTCAGAGGAGAAGTGGAGGGGAATctgggagaaaaagagaggagatgGAGTGTGTAATTTTGATAAATTTTATACATACATTTCACAGTGCCTTTTtgaataattaaaaatgcaagTTTCTCCAAAATGCTGCCTACCTGTACAGAGTGTTGTTGTCCTCCAAATCCTCTGTGCCCCAGCGACCCTTCACATCTTCGATCACGTGGTTCTTCAGAAACTTCTTCAGGAGCTGCACCGTTTGCTGCCTGGTGACATCAGGGCCAAAATTGTTGTTGCTACGGAGCAGCTGGTGCATCCAATCCACAGCGGCCGAGGCGGTGAAGCAGGCGGCGTGGTGCCGGAAGTTCTGGCGGTGTTTCCTGATGGGCATACCAGCCCGAAACAAACGAGTCACCTCATTCCactgaagaggaggaaggggaaGTTTAGTGCAAACCAAATTGTGCATGCAAAGTAgaacaattttattttattactgtGTTCCTGAGGGACATTCGTGACAGCACTGACCCGAGGACCACTGAAGAAGCATTGGTGCAGTTTGATAAGAGGTTTACCAACCTTTAGGTTTTGTCTTGAGCATCGTTCTGAGACAAACTTAACAAAATTCTCCACAGTCAAGACCAACAATAGAAAGAACCATGTGGTGCTGAAAGATTAGTGGTCCTAAAGGATCAAAACTCCAGCAACACTTAAACGGTAGGATCAACAGTTTTGGCTTGTGGTCTTCTTCGACGTCATCCAGGGGGCCACAGGTCAAACATTGTTGGGTTAACTGTAAAGTATGTCTCTATGACCACTATTTCCCACCTCCATGTAAGTGCACCTCCCCTTGTAAGTGTAACTTACTCCagcaataaatattttctgattCATGCACATTGGAAGAAAGTTAGGTTGACTTTCTTTGAGTAATCAATTTTAGTCAGATAAAAACAAGCTATTAGGAGACATCAACTTGTTTTCCAACTTGGacatttttccaaaatgtttccaCTTTCATCTGACAAACTATAGGattgatggggaaaaaaaagatcaacaatgaaaatcatTGTCAGTTGAAGCCCCAGAACCAAGGCACATCTAGGCCTTATCCATATCATCTATACCTCAGTTCACATTCGGCTCAATGTTCAGTATccagcgttagctagctagctagctagctgtttggcTTTTATTGGTTAAGAGTGAAGTTGTGTCAAAACAAGTCACATTTTACTTGAACAAAAAGGGCAATTGAAATTATCTGACCGGGCAGCTCGACGAGGATTGAATAAGTTAGTTTTTAATACAAGGGATACAAATAATAGATTAATCGACTGATATTAACTGTTAACGATTTTGGTAACGATTGATACGAGTAAAGTACATTTTTGTAGGCAAGTTATCTGATTCCACCATTTCAATtgtgaatatttgctggtttcCCTAATCTTCTATTGTAACGTAACGTTAAAATTAAGATAAATTAGTTAAACAGACATGTTAGAACCACAGAACGTTACAtccaaagatgaatcgattaacCTTCAGAGAATATTTGGTACATTCATGGGAATTAAAATAGTGGTTTATAACTTAGCTAAGTGGCAGCCATAGATATCTGAGTTGCAGAAACAGTTTCGAGGAACAAGCATAGCCACGTATTTAACAAGTTAACGTTAACCTTAGCTAGCTGGATTGACGTTAATGTTAGTTGCTAAATAGAAACTAGTGAAAGACCATAAATCCGTGATAAACACTCGTGTATCACCGAAACAACAAACGGTTATTTTAAGTTCGATATTCTTTACAGTTAACGAgttaatgttaacgttagcaggtaacgttagccagctCTAGGTTAGTTGACGTTACCTAACGTAGCTAGTGACCTTATCAGCCAATGTTAACTTACCAGTTTTGTGGCCCGGTACGGTCCAGGGGTGATAACATGAGAACTCATATTTATCACACAAAACGTTTGCCTTCATCCGATATGACAAGATGTACAAATATCCATTACTCGGGGAAGGAATTAACCGATGTTTTGCTACCATATAATGAATGGCAGCattgatgacacacacacagctctgccTGGCTGTTCTCCGTCTGTTCAAAATTACGAGCCGTATTTTCTGGCACGGGATTGGACGGCGCGCGGGTCACGTGGTCAGCCTCGGCCTGAAGAGGGCGTTCGACCGTGAAGGCAGCACAATTTAGCTTTTAAAACGATCTGATTTGCGGTGTAAAGATCACCCTGTCTACGATAACGATATTGTTTCACTGATGAGACCTGAGACCACCCTTCTGTCCTCCACAAAAACGTTATTCCACGTTTGCTGTTCTCTTTGCCTAAAGTAACAGTCAAATAGCTGCAGTGTCAGCAATGTAAGTGTATGGAGACGATTCTATTGcattcaaaacacaaacacactgggaATTTACATTAGCATGTCTTCAAAGGCCTTTTGTG is part of the Perca flavescens isolate YP-PL-M2 chromosome 9, PFLA_1.0, whole genome shotgun sequence genome and harbors:
- the depdc1a gene encoding DEP domain-containing protein 1A isoform X3 — encoded protein: MSSHVITPGPYRATKLWNEVTRLFRAGMPIRKHRQNFRHHAACFTASAAVDWMHQLLRSNNNFGPDVTRQQTVQLLKKFLKNHVIEDVKGRWGTEDLEDNNTLYRFPSTSPLKPIPCPASASAPGSIKKKTSFRDKESFFRFRTVKKQLEKETQENVDPALQAEGENEPIGEQQVPRRELTVDDEQEIWRDITLTHLQRILGVASLDEVLDQRYVNPQNIIHNMTKVNKHGVVTLDDKTNDLPHWVLSAMKSLANWPKYDSAQPSYPGFERDVFKTVSDYFYSLPQPVLTYELYELFINVLGLLQPQCERVAIEALQLCTLLLPPNSRRKLQLLMRMMSRISQNVDMPRLHPAIGTRTLMVHTFSGCILGSAEECDLDELLATRLVSFLMDHQHSILSVPEYLLSAINDHIQYLRTVQVPIDCVSNVDGDNPVCVPMPMYAFCRQISGAEFEQQKLASSQKAMEELLEMLLTDQNMSEKDRRKKLKQFQKQYPDIYSRRLPSSDGTNNKPKIKPPLLNIKKTKAFSIRN